In Methanothermobacter tenebrarum, the sequence CCATACATGGGTTTAGACGTTTTCGAGGGCAAAGTAGTTGACATGAAAGAGGCAGGAGTACTAGAACCACACAGAGTCAAAAGACAAGCCATACAATCAGCAGCAGAAGCAGCAGAAATGATACTAAGAATCGATGATGTCATAGCCGCCGCAGGAGAAGAAGGCGAAGAAGAAGAGGGAATGGAGGGAATGGAAGGCGGAATGCCACCAATGTAAATTCT encodes:
- a CDS encoding TCP-1/cpn60 chaperonin family protein; amino-acid sequence: PYMGLDVFEGKVVDMKEAGVLEPHRVKRQAIQSAAEAAEMILRIDDVIAAAGEEGEEEEGMEGMEGGMPPM